Proteins from one Hymenobacter monticola genomic window:
- a CDS encoding glycoside hydrolase family 1 protein encodes MNRIFRHLIAALASSLIWVPAGAQTAAAPGMAAPTAASIRFPKGFLLGTSTAAYQVEGAYQADGKGESNWDFMANKIGVTQFTIGKKETGNVADNMYDRATYLKDIALMKALGVNAYRFSIAWSRIMPQGTGAVNAKAVAHYAQLIDDLKAAGIEPVVTLYHFDMPQALIEKGGWANPESVGWYAAYADVIFKQYGQKVRKFITFNEPYIEFFVQHYLMNLEQSKAAPAVRYAAGMTGAHHMLLASARAVADYHRLKLPGQVGITLNLGPCLPFDPKNPADVAAAPWQDVLLNKLFLDGALRGSYPKQALDSLQKYNPAFKPTAAEMATLAATKPDFLGVNFYAPAMVKADPTSPFGVNWLGLNPEPAPTSSTGPTRPDQLYALLMRIKADYQNPTVLITENGAAFGDVDEKVVNGKINDTNRCRSLVGHLAAVQRAVADGSKTIGYLHWSYADNFEWIFGYTVKLGLVHVDFATQNRLPKQSYYLYQSILKQQPK; translated from the coding sequence ATGAACCGAATTTTTCGCCACCTGATAGCTGCTTTGGCGAGCTCGCTGATTTGGGTGCCAGCAGGGGCCCAAACCGCCGCGGCTCCTGGCATGGCGGCACCCACGGCCGCTTCCATTCGTTTTCCAAAGGGCTTTCTGCTGGGCACCAGCACGGCGGCCTATCAGGTGGAGGGCGCCTACCAGGCCGACGGCAAGGGCGAATCGAACTGGGATTTTATGGCCAATAAAATTGGCGTCACCCAGTTCACCATTGGCAAAAAGGAGACGGGCAACGTGGCTGACAACATGTACGACCGCGCCACCTACCTCAAAGACATTGCCTTGATGAAGGCACTGGGCGTGAATGCCTACCGCTTCTCCATTGCCTGGTCGCGCATCATGCCCCAGGGCACGGGCGCGGTGAATGCCAAAGCCGTGGCCCACTACGCTCAACTGATTGACGACCTGAAGGCCGCCGGCATCGAGCCGGTGGTGACGCTCTACCACTTCGATATGCCGCAGGCGCTGATTGAAAAAGGCGGCTGGGCCAACCCGGAATCGGTGGGCTGGTACGCGGCGTACGCGGACGTGATTTTCAAGCAGTATGGCCAGAAAGTCAGGAAGTTCATCACCTTCAACGAGCCGTACATTGAGTTCTTCGTGCAGCATTATTTGATGAACCTGGAGCAGAGCAAGGCCGCCCCCGCGGTGCGCTACGCGGCGGGTATGACCGGGGCCCACCACATGCTGCTGGCCAGTGCCCGCGCCGTGGCCGACTACCACCGCCTGAAGCTGCCGGGCCAGGTGGGCATCACGCTCAACCTCGGGCCCTGCCTGCCCTTCGACCCTAAAAACCCCGCCGACGTAGCCGCCGCGCCCTGGCAGGACGTGCTGCTGAACAAGCTGTTTCTGGACGGTGCGCTACGCGGCAGCTACCCCAAGCAGGCACTGGATTCGCTACAGAAATATAACCCGGCTTTCAAGCCCACGGCGGCCGAAATGGCAACGCTGGCCGCTACTAAGCCCGATTTTCTGGGCGTGAATTTCTATGCGCCGGCGATGGTAAAGGCTGACCCCACGTCTCCCTTTGGCGTGAATTGGCTGGGCCTCAACCCCGAGCCGGCCCCCACCAGCAGCACCGGCCCCACCCGGCCCGACCAGTTGTACGCCCTGCTGATGCGCATCAAGGCCGACTACCAGAACCCGACGGTGCTGATAACGGAGAACGGCGCGGCCTTCGGCGACGTGGACGAAAAAGTGGTGAACGGCAAAATCAACGACACCAACCGCTGCCGCTCCCTGGTGGGCCACCTGGCCGCCGTGCAGCGGGCGGTGGCCGACGGCTCCAAAACCATCGGCTACCTGCACTGGAGCTACGCCGACAATTTCGAGTGGATTTTCGGCTACACCGTGAAGCTCGGGCTCGTGCATGTGGATTTCGCGACCCAAAACCGCCTGCCCAAGCAGAGCTACTACCTCTACCAATCCATTCTCAAACAACAACCGAAATAG
- a CDS encoding VOC family protein gives MAHIEVYTTDLEASVQFFTDVAGLDETGRDGTSVYLRCWGDYFHHTLKLTQRDTPGLACLGWRADSPEALEDIVAHLESTGAGRGWTDGDLGHGRAYRFQSPDGHLHEVFWDVVWLKETGERASVFTDRYASNRRRGLSPRRFDHVTINTTNYPAEKAFWKGLGLKNPDEVRITDQIPPVGGLFSIGNLSHDIAIFTDPHIQPGMGALNHVAFAFDSREEVLLACDYVIERGHKLAMGAPTRHKADEGFFIYIDEPGGNRFEFYAGARLIFAPDHGPDVHYLKDNPNDAWGNTNPWKADGGFKAEHGSVKTKEEEVA, from the coding sequence ATGGCCCACATTGAGGTGTACACCACCGATTTGGAAGCCTCCGTTCAGTTCTTCACCGATGTGGCGGGCCTGGACGAAACCGGCCGCGACGGCACTTCCGTGTACCTGCGCTGCTGGGGCGACTACTTCCACCATACCCTCAAGCTCACGCAGCGCGACACGCCCGGCCTGGCTTGCCTGGGCTGGCGCGCCGACAGCCCCGAGGCGTTGGAAGACATCGTGGCCCACTTGGAAAGCACCGGCGCCGGCCGCGGCTGGACCGACGGCGACCTGGGCCACGGCCGTGCCTACCGCTTCCAGTCGCCCGACGGGCACCTGCACGAGGTATTCTGGGACGTGGTATGGCTGAAAGAAACCGGCGAGCGCGCCAGCGTTTTCACCGACCGCTACGCCAGCAACCGCCGCCGCGGCCTCTCGCCCCGCCGCTTCGACCACGTTACGATTAATACGACCAATTACCCGGCGGAAAAGGCCTTCTGGAAGGGCCTGGGCCTGAAAAACCCCGACGAGGTGCGCATCACCGACCAGATTCCGCCGGTGGGCGGGCTCTTTAGCATCGGCAACCTCTCGCACGACATCGCCATTTTCACCGACCCGCACATTCAGCCGGGCATGGGCGCCCTCAACCACGTCGCCTTCGCCTTCGATAGCCGCGAGGAAGTATTGCTGGCCTGCGACTACGTGATTGAGCGCGGCCACAAGCTGGCCATGGGCGCCCCCACCCGCCACAAGGCCGACGAAGGCTTCTTCATCTACATCGACGAGCCGGGCGGCAACCGCTTCGAATTCTACGCCGGGGCCCGCCTGATTTTCGCCCCTGACCACGGCCCGGATGTGCATTACCTCAAGGACAATCCCAACGATGCCTGGGGCAACACCAACCCCTGGAAAGCCGACGGCGGCTTCAAGGCCGAGCACGGCTCGGTGAAGACCAAGGAAGAAGAAGTGGCGTAG
- a CDS encoding alpha/beta hydrolase family protein, which produces MWHYYPEHYMFSYQLVRILAQSHFGGGEFNECLEAASRIKPGDFESFHQSWNLEGDMVLAEAEQARAEGRLLSARATYLRAANYFRMAEFFQVPTDPRKNETYGKGVKAFREAAALMDHPPRRVSIPFEGQEMTGYFFEVPGQQHGPLVIMFGGLDSTAEELFFGPYEMLNERGISLLILDGPGQGESLRLRNMLTRYDYNVPATAAFDWAIENLDVDPKRIGIMAVSMGGYMAARSAAFEHRFRACGIWSAVYNYYDVWAKRPDNHPLSSVLCHIVGVENMAEAREKLTQFTMKDVVDKIQCPTYISHGGDDRQVPVAQAQAMFDELTCEKYLNITPADSTGSAHCHVDNMTKVLPLFDWMQQQLTK; this is translated from the coding sequence ATGTGGCATTACTATCCGGAGCACTATATGTTCTCCTACCAGCTCGTTCGCATCCTGGCGCAAAGCCACTTTGGCGGCGGCGAATTCAACGAGTGTCTGGAGGCGGCCAGCCGCATCAAGCCGGGCGATTTTGAGAGCTTCCACCAGAGCTGGAACTTGGAGGGCGACATGGTGCTGGCCGAGGCCGAGCAGGCCCGCGCCGAAGGCCGGCTGCTGTCGGCCCGCGCCACCTACCTGCGGGCTGCCAACTACTTCCGCATGGCCGAGTTCTTCCAGGTGCCCACCGACCCGCGCAAAAACGAAACCTACGGCAAGGGCGTGAAAGCCTTCCGCGAGGCCGCCGCGCTGATGGACCACCCGCCGCGCCGCGTGTCCATCCCGTTTGAAGGGCAAGAGATGACGGGTTACTTCTTCGAGGTGCCCGGCCAGCAACACGGGCCGTTGGTCATCATGTTTGGTGGGTTGGATTCGACGGCCGAGGAGCTGTTTTTCGGCCCCTACGAGATGCTGAACGAGCGCGGCATTTCGTTGCTGATTCTTGACGGACCGGGCCAGGGCGAGAGCCTGCGCCTGCGCAACATGCTGACGCGCTACGACTACAACGTGCCCGCCACAGCGGCCTTCGACTGGGCCATCGAGAACCTGGACGTCGACCCCAAGCGCATCGGCATCATGGCCGTGAGCATGGGTGGCTACATGGCGGCCCGCTCGGCGGCCTTTGAGCACCGGTTCCGGGCCTGCGGCATCTGGAGCGCCGTGTACAACTACTACGATGTGTGGGCCAAGCGCCCCGACAACCACCCGCTTTCGTCGGTGCTCTGCCACATCGTGGGCGTGGAAAACATGGCCGAGGCCCGCGAAAAGCTCACCCAGTTCACGATGAAGGACGTGGTGGATAAGATTCAGTGCCCCACCTACATTTCGCACGGCGGCGACGACCGGCAGGTGCCCGTGGCCCAGGCCCAGGCCATGTTCGACGAGTTGACCTGTGAGAAGTACCTCAACATCACCCCCGCCGACAGCACCGGCTCGGCCCACTGCCACGTGGATAACATGACCAAAGTGCTGCCGCTGTTCGACTGGATGCAGCAGCAGCTAACCAAATAG
- the hisD gene encoding histidinol dehydrogenase, with protein MKKIIKKGITYAESGEADAKVRATVEGMIQDIRSGGDAAVRALSERLDKWAPESFRLTQEQIESIVAGIAPGTIDDIKFAQAQVRNFAEKQRATILDLEVETLPGVFLGHRNLPMNSVGCYVPGGRYPMVASAHMSVLTAKVAGVKRVIACTPPINGQIPAETVAAMYLAGADEIYLLGGVQAVAMMALGTETVAPVDMLVGPGNAYVAEAKRQLYGQVGIDLFAGPTEILVIADHTADAEMCATDLLGQAEHGPTSPAILLTTDEKLAHDTIAEVDRQLQTLATADIAGVAWRDYGQVILVDSVDELVAEADLLCNEHVEVLTENPRYFLEHMTNYGALFLGPRTNVAYGDKVIGTNHTLPTKGAARYTGGLWVGKFLKTCSYQEVRTAEASALVGEYCSRLCAIENFWGHKEQADLRVRRYGQPQSEPAHAPA; from the coding sequence ATGAAAAAAATCATCAAAAAAGGCATCACCTACGCCGAATCGGGCGAGGCTGATGCCAAGGTGCGCGCCACCGTCGAGGGCATGATTCAGGACATCCGCAGCGGCGGCGACGCGGCCGTGCGTGCCCTGTCGGAGCGCCTGGATAAGTGGGCGCCCGAGAGCTTCCGGTTGACTCAGGAGCAGATTGAATCCATCGTGGCGGGCATCGCGCCGGGCACCATCGACGACATCAAGTTTGCCCAGGCGCAGGTGCGCAACTTCGCCGAGAAGCAGCGCGCCACTATCCTCGATTTGGAAGTGGAAACCCTGCCGGGAGTGTTTTTGGGCCACCGCAACCTGCCCATGAACAGCGTGGGCTGCTACGTGCCCGGCGGGCGCTACCCCATGGTGGCCTCAGCCCACATGAGTGTGCTCACGGCCAAGGTGGCCGGGGTGAAGCGCGTTATTGCCTGCACCCCGCCCATCAACGGGCAGATTCCGGCGGAAACCGTGGCCGCCATGTACCTGGCCGGGGCCGATGAAATCTACCTGCTCGGCGGCGTGCAGGCCGTGGCTATGATGGCGCTGGGCACCGAAACCGTGGCCCCCGTCGACATGCTGGTGGGTCCCGGCAACGCCTACGTGGCCGAAGCCAAGCGCCAGCTCTACGGCCAGGTGGGCATCGACCTCTTCGCCGGCCCCACCGAAATTCTAGTCATCGCCGACCACACCGCCGACGCCGAAATGTGCGCCACCGACCTGCTGGGCCAAGCCGAGCACGGCCCCACCTCCCCCGCCATCCTGCTGACCACGGACGAAAAACTCGCCCACGACACCATTGCCGAAGTAGACCGCCAGCTGCAAACGCTGGCCACGGCCGACATCGCCGGGGTGGCCTGGCGCGACTACGGTCAGGTTATCCTGGTCGATTCGGTGGACGAGCTGGTGGCCGAAGCCGACCTGCTCTGCAACGAGCACGTGGAAGTGCTGACCGAAAACCCGCGCTACTTCCTGGAGCACATGACCAACTACGGGGCCCTGTTCCTGGGACCGCGCACCAACGTGGCCTACGGCGACAAGGTCATCGGCACCAACCACACCCTGCCCACCAAAGGCGCGGCCCGCTACACCGGCGGCCTGTGGGTCGGCAAGTTCTTGAAAACCTGCTCCTACCAGGAAGTGCGCACCGCCGAGGCCAGCGCCTTGGTAGGCGAGTACTGCTCGCGGCTCTGTGCCATCGAAAACTTCTGGGGCCACAAGGAGCAGGCTGATTTGCGGGTGCGCCGCTACGGCCAGCCCCAATCCGAACCCGCTCATGCCCCCGCTTAG
- a CDS encoding SDR family NAD(P)-dependent oxidoreductase, giving the protein MPPLSGRVAVVTGGAGGIGSAICQALASAGAAVVATYNSDAAKAERLLASLPGTGHATFHAPVNDSARLHELAAFITDKYGRLDVLVNNAGVTTPVPHDDLTGLSDEWIDRIFTTNWRGAFAMIRACQLLLTASGDGLIVNISSVAGQTGIGSNVAYCASKAALDSLTRSLGRALAPAVRVMSVSPGWVLGEYASRADPAYLQAQVDATPLGRLATPADVADAVLALATTLRFTTGTILPVDGGRPLR; this is encoded by the coding sequence ATGCCCCCGCTTAGTGGCCGCGTGGCAGTGGTGACGGGCGGGGCTGGCGGCATCGGCTCGGCCATCTGCCAGGCGCTGGCGTCGGCTGGGGCGGCGGTGGTTGCTACCTACAACAGCGACGCAGCGAAGGCTGAGAGGCTGTTGGCCAGCTTGCCCGGTACCGGCCACGCCACCTTCCATGCCCCCGTCAATGACAGTGCCCGGCTACACGAGCTGGCCGCTTTTATCACCGACAAATACGGCCGGCTGGATGTGCTGGTGAACAATGCGGGCGTGACCACGCCCGTGCCGCACGACGACCTCACCGGGCTTTCCGATGAATGGATTGACCGGATTTTTACCACCAACTGGCGCGGCGCTTTTGCCATGATTCGGGCCTGCCAGCTGCTGCTCACGGCTAGCGGCGATGGCCTTATCGTCAACATATCCTCGGTAGCCGGCCAAACGGGCATCGGCAGCAACGTGGCCTACTGCGCTTCCAAAGCAGCCCTCGACAGCCTGACCCGCTCGCTGGGCCGGGCCCTGGCTCCGGCGGTGCGGGTCATGTCGGTGTCGCCGGGCTGGGTGCTGGGCGAGTACGCCAGCCGCGCCGACCCGGCCTACCTGCAAGCTCAAGTCGATGCTACGCCGCTGGGCCGCCTGGCCACGCCCGCCGATGTGGCCGACGCCGTGCTGGCCCTGGCCACCACGTTGCGGTTCACCACCGGCACCATTCTCCCGGTCGATGGCGGCCGGCCCCTTCGCTAA
- a CDS encoding fumarylacetoacetate hydrolase family protein: MKLVTFQTPGGEARAGWLTPDGQGVVDMRQLSQGALPADMLSFIDQHEAYFQLIKEHGWANAPATHPLDAVQLLAPLPNPRSFRDYISFEQHLLNASSKFGHKVAPEWYEMPIFYFTNHQAVYGPGADIPRPVGETRLDYELEMGCVLGKKGTNIAAEEAEDYIFGYTIFNDFTARAIQAREMRCNLGPAKGKDFANVIGPYILTKDEMEAYRDDTGRFNVRMTSRINGQTIADGNFNTIHYTFGQMMARASENHVSLHPGDIIGSGTVGWGSLIETNFEAHRALEPGDVIELEIDGLGVLRNQIV; encoded by the coding sequence ATGAAACTGGTCACCTTTCAAACTCCTGGCGGCGAGGCCCGCGCCGGCTGGCTCACCCCCGACGGGCAGGGCGTGGTCGACATGCGCCAGCTCAGCCAGGGCGCGCTGCCGGCCGATATGCTTAGTTTCATCGACCAGCACGAGGCATATTTCCAGCTTATTAAGGAGCACGGCTGGGCAAATGCTCCCGCCACGCACCCGCTCGACGCCGTGCAACTGCTGGCCCCGCTGCCCAACCCGCGTAGCTTCCGCGACTACATCAGCTTCGAGCAGCATTTGTTGAATGCTTCGTCAAAATTCGGCCATAAGGTGGCGCCGGAGTGGTATGAGATGCCTATTTTCTACTTCACCAACCACCAAGCTGTTTACGGGCCGGGGGCTGATATTCCACGACCAGTAGGCGAAACGCGGCTGGACTACGAGCTGGAAATGGGCTGCGTGCTGGGCAAAAAAGGCACGAACATCGCCGCCGAGGAGGCAGAAGATTACATTTTTGGCTACACCATCTTCAACGATTTTACGGCCCGTGCCATTCAAGCCCGCGAGATGCGCTGCAACCTGGGTCCGGCCAAGGGCAAGGACTTCGCCAACGTCATCGGGCCCTACATCCTGACGAAGGATGAGATGGAAGCCTACCGCGACGACACCGGCCGCTTCAACGTGCGGATGACCTCGCGCATCAACGGCCAAACCATTGCCGACGGCAACTTCAATACCATTCACTACACCTTCGGCCAGATGATGGCCCGGGCCTCGGAAAACCACGTCAGCCTGCATCCCGGCGACATCATCGGCTCCGGAACGGTGGGCTGGGGCAGCCTGATTGAAACCAACTTCGAAGCCCACCGCGCCCTGGAGCCCGGCGACGTTATCGAGCTGGAAATAGACGGGCTGGGCGTGCTGCGCAATCAGATAGTGTAA
- a CDS encoding antibiotic biosynthesis monooxygenase family protein, whose amino-acid sequence MILEVALFDIVPGRETAFEEQFAQAELVISQASGYVRHELQRGIETPTKYVLLVRWQTLEDHTEGFRQSALFTQWRALIGPFFATPPAVEHFHLLAES is encoded by the coding sequence ATGATTTTAGAAGTTGCCCTTTTCGATATTGTGCCAGGCCGGGAAACGGCCTTTGAAGAGCAGTTCGCGCAGGCCGAGTTGGTCATCAGCCAGGCCAGTGGCTACGTGCGCCACGAGTTGCAACGCGGTATTGAGACTCCCACCAAGTACGTGCTGCTCGTGCGCTGGCAGACCCTGGAAGACCACACCGAAGGCTTCCGCCAATCAGCCCTTTTTACGCAGTGGCGCGCGCTAATCGGACCTTTTTTCGCTACGCCGCCGGCGGTTGAGCACTTCCATCTACTGGCTGAAAGCTAA
- a CDS encoding cyclase family protein: protein MKIIDLSVTISPEIKEPLPTSIEYEDHKEGARKMGSKLFGGASADVFLEGNGPAGEVITVTGHAGTHVDAPWHYFPTSEGKPSRTIEQMPLDWFFHDGVVLDFTDKPDGYCFTTEDVQEKLAAINYTLKPFDIVLIRCDADKRLHDDDFVKIHVGASAQATHWLIDQGIKVMGTDGWGWDPPLHLQAADYHANPRPGVIWAAHYVGREKEYCQIEKLANLDQLPPFGFKVACFPAKIKGGSAGWTRAVAIFED, encoded by the coding sequence ATGAAAATCATTGACCTTTCGGTTACCATTTCGCCCGAAATTAAGGAGCCGCTGCCCACCAGCATCGAGTACGAAGACCACAAGGAAGGCGCCCGCAAAATGGGGTCCAAGCTGTTTGGCGGGGCTTCGGCGGATGTGTTTCTGGAAGGCAACGGGCCGGCGGGCGAAGTCATTACCGTGACGGGCCACGCCGGCACCCACGTCGATGCGCCGTGGCACTATTTCCCCACGTCGGAAGGCAAGCCCTCGCGCACTATTGAGCAGATGCCGCTGGACTGGTTTTTCCACGATGGCGTGGTGCTCGATTTCACCGACAAACCCGACGGCTACTGCTTCACGACTGAAGATGTACAGGAGAAGCTGGCCGCCATTAATTATACGCTCAAGCCGTTCGACATTGTGCTCATCCGCTGCGACGCCGACAAGCGCCTGCACGACGATGACTTCGTGAAGATTCACGTCGGGGCCTCAGCTCAGGCCACGCACTGGCTTATCGACCAGGGCATCAAGGTAATGGGCACCGATGGCTGGGGCTGGGACCCGCCCCTGCACCTGCAAGCGGCCGACTACCACGCCAACCCGCGCCCCGGCGTGATTTGGGCCGCGCACTATGTGGGGCGCGAAAAAGAATATTGCCAGATTGAGAAGCTGGCCAACCTCGACCAGCTCCCGCCCTTCGGCTTCAAAGTGGCCTGCTTCCCGGCCAAAATAAAGGGTGGCAGCGCTGGCTGGACGCGGGCCGTGGCCATCTTCGAGGACTAG
- a CDS encoding FAD-dependent monooxygenase has protein sequence MASVKKVLVVGGGIGGLSAGVALRQAGIEVDIAELHPTFDVYGVGIIQPSNALRALDSLGLADACLEQGSPYGPIDLHAPNGHKFTTIGPPPLGRFLPHNGISRRILHTILRDGAQAHGVNCRMNLSVTALDNRADGVDVTFTDGSTGTYDLVVGADGVNSKVRTLVFGPQKARYVGQSVWRYAFDRPAELTTGHMYMGRNTRVGLIPMTKDRMYMFLLSCEGENPAIPQAELLPRMKALLEGYTAPLVRQAAEQITDPAGIIYRPLETLLMPAPWYKNRVVIIGDAAHATIPQLGQGASLAIEDAVVLAELLATNQPVNEVLEQFMNRRFERCKMVVDSSNTVSEWEQLEWQGKLPEGANVAAMIGQASGRMGAPI, from the coding sequence ATGGCATCGGTTAAAAAGGTTCTCGTCGTTGGCGGCGGTATTGGCGGCTTATCGGCCGGCGTGGCGTTGCGCCAAGCTGGTATTGAGGTTGATATTGCAGAGCTACACCCCACTTTTGACGTGTATGGGGTGGGCATCATCCAGCCTTCCAACGCATTGCGGGCGCTCGATAGCCTGGGATTGGCCGATGCCTGCCTCGAACAAGGCTCGCCTTACGGTCCCATTGACCTGCACGCGCCCAATGGCCACAAGTTTACAACGATTGGGCCACCGCCGCTGGGCCGGTTTCTGCCGCACAATGGCATCTCACGGCGCATCCTGCACACCATTCTGCGCGACGGCGCGCAGGCCCACGGCGTGAACTGCCGCATGAACCTAAGCGTAACGGCCCTCGACAACCGCGCCGATGGCGTGGACGTGACGTTCACGGACGGCAGCACCGGCACCTATGACCTGGTGGTGGGCGCCGACGGCGTGAATTCCAAGGTGCGCACGTTGGTGTTCGGGCCGCAGAAGGCACGCTACGTGGGGCAGTCGGTGTGGCGCTACGCCTTCGACCGGCCCGCCGAGCTGACCACTGGCCACATGTACATGGGCCGCAACACGCGGGTGGGCCTGATTCCGATGACCAAGGACCGGATGTACATGTTCCTGCTCTCGTGCGAGGGCGAGAACCCGGCCATTCCGCAGGCCGAGCTACTGCCCCGCATGAAGGCGCTGCTGGAAGGCTATACGGCCCCGCTGGTGCGCCAAGCCGCCGAGCAGATTACCGACCCGGCCGGCATCATTTACCGCCCCTTGGAAACGCTGCTGATGCCCGCGCCCTGGTACAAGAACCGCGTGGTTATCATCGGCGACGCGGCCCACGCCACCATCCCGCAGTTGGGCCAGGGCGCCAGCTTGGCCATTGAAGACGCCGTGGTGCTGGCCGAGCTGTTGGCTACCAATCAGCCCGTGAACGAGGTGCTGGAACAGTTTATGAACCGCCGATTCGAGCGCTGCAAAATGGTGGTCGACAGCTCCAACACCGTGAGCGAGTGGGAGCAGCTGGAGTGGCAGGGCAAGCTGCCCGAAGGTGCCAATGTAGCTGCAATGATTGGCCAGGCGTCGGGCCGGATGGGCGCGCCGATATAG
- the pcaH gene encoding protocatechuate 3,4-dioxygenase subunit beta: protein MDLVNFDVQPPHLYPPYKSTILRSPTRPLLPVRELIKDLSVPVFGESVLQQFDNDLTKNARVNGEPIGERIKVAGRVLDEAGRPQPNVLLEIWQANAAGRYVHRSEVHDAPLDPNFLGGGRVLTDREGRYSFYTIKPGAYPWGNHHNAWRPNHIHFSVLGHQLAHRLVTQMYFPGDPLFEFDPIYQSVPAHARELLVAKFRMDWTDPEFALAYEFNIVLGGRHQILFE, encoded by the coding sequence ATGGACCTCGTAAATTTTGACGTGCAGCCCCCGCACCTGTACCCGCCTTATAAATCGACCATTTTGCGCAGCCCTACCCGGCCGCTGCTACCAGTGCGCGAGTTGATTAAGGACCTGAGCGTGCCGGTATTCGGCGAGTCGGTGCTGCAACAATTCGACAACGACCTCACCAAAAACGCCCGCGTGAACGGCGAGCCCATCGGCGAGCGCATCAAGGTGGCGGGCCGGGTGCTTGATGAGGCCGGCCGGCCCCAGCCCAATGTGCTGCTCGAAATCTGGCAGGCCAACGCGGCGGGGCGCTACGTGCACCGCAGCGAAGTGCACGACGCACCGCTCGACCCCAACTTCCTGGGCGGTGGCCGGGTGCTGACGGACCGCGAGGGGCGCTACTCGTTTTACACCATCAAGCCGGGAGCCTACCCCTGGGGCAACCACCACAACGCCTGGCGGCCCAACCACATCCACTTTTCGGTGCTGGGCCACCAGCTGGCGCACCGGCTCGTGACGCAGATGTACTTCCCCGGCGACCCCTTATTCGAGTTTGACCCCATTTACCAATCGGTGCCCGCCCACGCCCGCGAGCTGCTGGTGGCCAAGTTCCGCATGGACTGGACCGACCCCGAGTTTGCCTTGGCCTACGAGTTCAACATCGTGCTCGGTGGCCGCCACCAAATCCTGTTTGAGTAA
- the pcaG gene encoding protocatechuate 3,4-dioxygenase subunit alpha: MERLRQTPSQTVGPFFAYSLTAQQYGYPYDSIVHHALLGPATPGEHIYITGRVLDGQGAPVPDAVVELWQANAQGQYRTAPINPRDDDGSEFTGFGRVGTGTQAGAVFRFETIKPGAIGPGQAPHINVTLFMRGSLHGLRTRLYFEDEAAANGQDELLNAVPSERRATLLARCVAGGGLPGYHLDIHLQGAEETVFFDV; this comes from the coding sequence ATGGAACGCCTGCGCCAAACCCCTTCGCAAACCGTGGGGCCGTTCTTCGCCTACAGCCTCACGGCCCAGCAGTACGGCTACCCCTACGACAGCATCGTGCACCACGCGCTACTGGGCCCGGCCACGCCCGGCGAGCACATTTACATCACCGGCCGGGTACTCGACGGCCAGGGGGCGCCCGTGCCCGATGCCGTGGTAGAGCTGTGGCAGGCCAACGCCCAAGGCCAGTACCGGACCGCGCCCATTAACCCGCGCGATGATGACGGCAGCGAATTCACAGGTTTTGGCCGGGTGGGCACGGGCACGCAGGCGGGGGCCGTGTTTCGGTTTGAAACCATCAAGCCGGGGGCTATTGGTCCCGGCCAGGCCCCGCATATCAACGTGACGCTGTTCATGCGCGGTTCGCTGCACGGCCTGCGTACCCGGCTCTATTTTGAAGATGAAGCCGCCGCCAATGGGCAGGACGAGCTACTGAACGCGGTGCCGTCCGAGCGCCGCGCCACGCTACTGGCCCGGTGCGTGGCGGGCGGCGGCCTGCCGGGCTACCACCTCGATATTCACCTGCAAGGGGCCGAAGAAACCGTGTTTTTCGATGTCTGA